TTGTTGTATTTTACATAGGCCGGTTTAGACTCAAATTGGCTTAGAGATAACTGGATTAACGCTTCTACTTCATGTTGATGCATTCCGGCGCCCGTGTCTTCAACCGTAAGCCAAAGTTGCTCATCTTTTAGCTGGGTATAAATCGAAATAGTGCCGCCACTTTGGGTGTAACGAAGGGCGTTATCAACCAAATTATTTAATACTCGGCGCATTAATTGTGGGTCGGTTAAAATAAGTTGGCTGTTGGGGTTCTCTAGCTTAAGGCTCACATTTAAGCTTTCTGCTCTGGGGGTGAAGGTTTGTTTCACTTGAGCTAATAATTCATTTAAGTCTACTTGTTTCACATGTGCTTCGATTTGACCATTTTCAAGCGCCGCTAATTCCAACAGTTGTGCCAGTAACTGTTGTAAAGTTTGCCCTGAATTTGCCGCGTATTGAATTAGCTCTGCATCACGTTTTTCGTTCGGTAAAATTAACCACGTATCTATGTAGCCCAATAGCGCAGTAAGTGGTGTTTTTAGATCGTGCGATAAGTGCAACAAGAAGTCATGTTTTGCTTGTTGTTGACGTTTTGCTTGCTGTTGTTGCTGCTGAATTTCATGCAATAACTGATTGATATGATGACTAAGCTGACTAATTTCGGCACTACCGCTATAACGTTGAGGTAATGCTAAGTTCGGCTGCATAGGTTGGTTTGTTAACCGGGTTAAGTCCTGTGCCATTTTTTGGACTGGGCGAGTGAAGTAGCGTAATAACATCACAAATAATATCAAGGCAAATACTACCCAAAATCCGATTGTCGCTCCCCAGATTTTGGGCTTGTTTTCCGCAGTAATCAGGGCTTGCCAGCTGTCATAGTCTTCACCACCAATAATCACGTATAAATAACCGCTGTGCAGCCCTTCGCTGTTAATTAGTTTGCTCACCGAAAATATCTTTTTTGTGTTTTTGGTGCGAGGATCTGTGCCTAAAATGGGTAAGCTTGCACCGTTTAAAAATTGCCTAATTGCGCTCAAATCAACCCAATGGTTTTTAATTTTTTCAGCTTTGGCATCATAGGCGATAATTTTACCGTCGGGGTTTAGGGTATAAATTTCAAAACTAGGACCTAACAACATAAAATCATGAAAGGCCTCTTTCAGCGCTGCATCAGAGGTGATTCCTTGTGACAATAATGGATTAATATGTGCCATATGCTGAGCTAATTCACTATGTAGTGATTGTTGGATCTGGTTGCGGCTAAATTCATGGTTTAGTTGTAACCATTGCCATAGGGCGAAAAAAAGTAACAATACAATAAGGCTAGTGGTAATAAAGAGTCGATTAAATAAGCTGCTGAATAAATTAGTCATTAGTGGGCATGTATCTGTGGTGGTGAGAATTTATAGCCAACACCCCACACGGTTTTAACTAAGTCATGCTCAGAACAACGTGAAAGTTTGTTGCGTAAACGATTAATGTGGCTATTTACTGTGTGTTCATATCCGTTGTAGCTATATCCCCATACAGCCTCTAATAATTGTAAGCGGCTAAAAACTTGTTGTGGGTGTTTGGCTAAAAATAACAGTAAATCAAATTCACGCGCAGTGAGCTCTAACGGATTATCAAAGGCTGTGACTTCACGGGTGGTAGCATTAATGCTCACGCCATTAAAGTTTAATTGTTGGTTGTTGTCATTCAGGCTTTGGCCGCGCCTTAATAAGGCTTTTACCCGTGCCCGAAACTCAAGTACGCTGAAGGGCTTGATCAAATAATCATCTGCACCGGCTTCTAACCCAAGAACGATATCGGCTTCTGTATCTTTGGCGGTTAATAACATGATGGGCACCTCTTTTTCTGCCTGCCTGAGTTGTTGGCATAACATAATGCCGTCTCCATCAGGCAACATGCGATCTAATAGAATTAAGTCGATTCTAGTGTGCTCAATGATCTGCATCGCATGTTTTAAGGTAGTGGCATGAAACACTTCATAATTTAGCGCTTTAAGATTTAGCATCAGTAATTTTGCTAAATCTTGCTCATCTTCAACCACTAAAATATGTTGTGGGCTAGCGTGTCCGTTATGTTTAGCCAAATGATTCATTAATATTCCCCAAGACAGATCCGTGCATCTAGTGCAGTAGACCTGTTATGAGGAAGATTAATTTCACATTGGTTAATTTTTTATCAAGACTTATTGGGTTCGGACAATTTTTACCGCCAAAACGGGGTTGTCAAATCGATGCGATGGCATTAATACAGAATCATCTAAGCCATCATATTGCGTGATAACACCCGGATGAATATGCACAAAATCAACATCATCTCGGTTAGCATTAAAACCTTCACCGCCATCAGCAGGGCCGGGTATCGTGCCTTTTTGTTCGCTGTTGTCTTCAGTGCCAGCATCGTATGCCATGTTATGCATCATCGATGGCATATCTACTTGCATGCCGGCAATACTGATACTGTTGAGTCCGGTGAAGGCATCGTTGGTATTAACCAGCATGGTTGCTAAGCTGATATTGGCAACGTCAGCTTCTGCTAATGTCAGAATGAGCGTTTCACTCATACCGGGCATTAACATGCCAACACCATTGACACTGCTGTTAACAACCTCAAGTGCTGCAATGTCGGCGGTATCTCCACCCTCGGCCATTTTCTCTATCGCGACACTTGCAGGTTCACCCGCTTGCCATAACATCGCATCGGCACTGTGGGATGCCAAAATAACCGGTGACATGGGTTGATTGGCGGTTAAGTTAGTCACAGTGACACTAAAGGTTTGCATCACCACGGGGGCAGGCTCGGGCGTGACTAGAACATCATTATCATCGTCACTTCCACATGCTGTCAGCAAGCTAGTGCTGACGACTATTGCCAGTAAACTTGGCTTAAGGTTTAAGTTTGTAGGCTTCATGGGTTACCTCCTTATTTGACCGTAACCACGACTTTCGCTACAGGGTTTAACCAACGGTGAATACGGCTGTCTAAATCGCTGGCACCGCCTGCAGTATCTGTGTCACCCAATACACCAGGGTGTGTATGAATGTACATGTTGTCGGCACTGTCCATCACTCCTGTACCGTTGGTGCCGCCATTACCACCAGGTGCAGCAGGGATACCGGCTGCTCCTGGCATGCCACCGCCATTAATGATTTCGTCATTGGCTTCAGTACCTGCGTCATAGGCGTTGATATAAACAGTATAGGTGCCCGCTTCAGTTGGAATAGTCCAGCTATCTAAACCAATAAAAGCATCATTAGTTGGTAGCACCATGGCAACGATAGAAAGGTGGGTGTTATCACCTGTGTTTAACATGACATCATTGACACTGACTCCCGGGGCAAGTAATCCCATGGCTGGATTTGTTGAGCTAACACCATTTGCAGCTATTACGGCAGTATTGAGATCGGCAATATCACCTCCTTCCGCCATTTTTTGTAATGCGGGTGAGGCCATTTCACCTAAGTGGAATAAATGACTATCGGTGGTGTGGGCAGCAATCAGCAATGGGGTAAAGTGGTTTCCGTGAGTAAGATTAGTGACACTGACTTCAATCTCTGCGGCTTGAGTTGATAAACTAAATAAACCTGCTGCCAATAGGCTAGCGTTAACTAATGTACGTTTCATAACCGAGCTCCTTTTGTTGAATTACAGCTAGTATTGCAAAGGGATCTCACTGGCTTATCGCCAAATTATCACGAAAGTTTAACATCGTTAGTTTCAGGCTATTTTATTATGCTAAATTAGCAGGAAGACTAACCCTTAATATCAAATAAAAAGAATAAATAATATGATAAAAGTGTTACATCAAGATGATTTTAAAGCGGTATTAGCATTGGGTGAGCAAGTGCATGGTCAGGGCTATATGGATATGGATGAACTGACTGCCATTTATCACAAAGGAATAAAAAATGGTATTAATGCCAATTTTGTTGCGATTGAAAATGATGAATTAGTGGGCTTTAGATTAACCTATGCTGCAGGCCAATGGCAGCAAGATCAATGGTGTACTGTTGAGCGCTGGGGAGTTGACTTTGAAGATGTGTGTTACTTTAAATCCAATACCATTGCTGAACATGGTCGCGGGAAAGGATTAGGCGGACGCCTTTTACAAGCTTCTAAAGAGGCGGTTATGGCACAAGGCGCTAAAGCTGGTGTCAGCCATTTATGGCAACAAAGCCCCAATAATGCAGCAGTTCGTTATTTTACCAAAGCTGGTGGAAAATTAATCAAACAGCACCCGAACCGTTGGCATCAACGGCATATGGGCGAAGATTATATCTGCGTGCTTTGTGGCGTTGATTGCCACTGTGTGGCGTGTGAAATGTTGTTAATATTTTAAAGGGTTAAATGATGACAACATCGATTCAAACATTGTCTGAAATGCACTGTCCAACATCAGCAGAGCTTAAATTACTCAAGTTTGAGTTAGATAAACTTGAGTTGGAAAACCTGAAACTGTCAAAAATTGTGCTTTATTTGAAATTTGTTCAAATGATTGTTTTTATACCACTTGGCATCGTGGTTTTGCTTTTAATCGCATGTAAATGGGAACAAGTTTTACAGTTATTAGGCTAACAAAATGCAACCTTATGATCCGCTGATAAATATCAATCCCCAACATCAACCTTCGGCAAATAGCTATTGGGCTAGCACCATGCCAGTGCCACAAGCCAATCCGGCGTTAAAAGGTTGCCAGCAAACGGATGTGGCCATTATTGGTGGTGGCTACACAGGTTTATTAACCGCTTATTATTTGGCGACTGAATTTAATATTGATTGCCATGTACTTGAAGCCAATCAAGTGGGCTTTGGTGCCAGCGCCCGTAATGCGGGGTTTGTGCTTAAAGGTTCTGGTCGTTTGGGCTATAGCGCCATGGCAAAGCGTTGGAATATCGATGTTGCTAAGGGGATTTACGCTGAGTTTACCGAGGCGGTTGCGCGAGTGGACGGTTTGATTAAGCAGCATCAAATTGATTGTGATGTGCAAGAAACAGGCTACTTAAAAGTGGCTCATAACCCTAAAGCGTTAGCACAACTACAAAATGCTGCTGCGTTTATTCAACAACACTTTGGTGATGGTGCCGAGTTTATTGACCGTGAGACGTTTTGTGAGCAATACATGAATCATCATCAGGCTTATGGTGCATTAAGGTTAACTGATGGCTTTGGGATTAACCCATTAAAATTATTACTGGGTTATAAAGACATGGTGCAGCAAGCCAAGGTGTCGATATCAGAACAATCTTGCGTGCTTGAATGGCATCAACAGCAGGGCAAACATCGCTTAATTACTGACTCAGGTGAGTTGCTTGCTAATCAGGTGATTATGGCGGGTAATGCTTATACGCCGAAACGATTTAATGCGGCAACCGATAACAAGTACTTACCTATTTTAAGTAATGTGATTGTTACTGAGCCATTAACCCTTGATGAGCTGCAGCAAGCTGGCATTCATACGTCGCAAGTCACTATGGATACTCGCATTTTGAAATATTATTATCGGCTGTTGCCAGATAATCGTTTGCTATTTGGTGGTCGAGGCGCGGTGTGGGGCAAAGATGCGGCAAACCCTATTTATGGGCAACGACTCAAAATGGCCTTAGATAAATGCTTTCCGGCATTACAGCATAAAGCAATTGCCTATAACTGGACGGGCTGGATTGCGGCCTCGTTCGACGATATGCCACATGTGTACAGCCAATATGGTGTGGGTTATAGCTTAGGCTATTGCGGTGCGGGTGTTTCTTTTAGTAGTCAGGCCGCTTATCGACTTGCCCAAAGTATGGCAGGCGTATCTCGGCCTAATTTACCTCTATATCAGCAGCCTCTACCGGCACAACCACTATCGATACTGCCCTTTGGCCAGTTAAAGCGCATAGGGCAGTGGGGGTATTATCATTACGGTTGGCTGAAAGATAAATTTAGTTAACTGGCAACAAGGTGATCGTCTTTAACGGTTGCATTTAACGGTTCAATTTTTATATTGAAGTATGCATAAGTCGCGCTAACTAGTGGGCATACAAGGTTAAAAAATGCATAAGGTAAGTAGGCAAAAGTTGCCACGCCCAGCGTACTGGCCATAAACGCACCGCAGGTATTCCAAGGCACTAATGGGCTCGTGACGGTGGCAGAATCCTCTAAGGTGCGACTTAAATTAACTGCGGCTAGGTTTCTGTTGGTGTACTCCATTTTTAACATTCTGCCGGGCAAGACAATGGCAATATATTGATCACCTGTAATGATATTCGCCCCAATACACACGCCTAAAGTGGTGATGATTAAACTGCTAGTTGATGTTACTAAACTTAAAAGGCTTTCAAGCAAACGCCCAAGTAACCCTGTGACTTCCATTATGCCACCAAAAGCCATGGCACATAAAATTAACCACACGGTCGTGACCATGCTGCTCATGCCACCTCGGCTTAATAGGTTATCGAGTACCGCATCCCCCGTACTAGCCACGTAGCCATCAAACATGGCAATCCAAATCCCTTTTACCAGAGCGACTACATTAGGCAAACTTTCATCGTCAACATACGCTAACACGTTGTCAAACTGAAATAATGCTGCGCAAATTGCGCCTGCTAAGGTGCCAATTATAACGGTGGGAAACGCAGGCATTTTTTTGTGGGCTAAAAATAACACCACTAATAATGGCAACAATAGATGAGCGCCAGGTTGGTAGGTTTGTTCAAGCAATAGCAAGGTATGAGTTAATTGATTCGATACCGGTTCTACATTGCTATTAAAGCCGATTATCGTATAGGCAATAATGGCAATGATAATGCTAGGAAAGGTGGTCCATGTCATATGCTTGATATGGGCAAAAATATCGCTACCGGCTACAGCAGGAGCTAGGTTTGTGGTATCAGACATGGGTGACATTTTATCGCCAAAATAGGCGCCGCTAATAATAGCGCCAGCGGTAATGCTAGGGTTTAATTCCATTGCAGAGGCGATACCAATGAGCGCAATGCCAATGGTGCCAGCCACTGTCCATGAACTGCCAATGCTTAAGGCTACAATGGCGCACAACACACATGAGGCGGCATAAAAATACTGTGGATTTAATATCTGCATGCCGTAATAAATCATAGTGGGTACTGTGCCCGCTAAAATCCATGTACCAATTAACGAGCCAACACTAAATAAGATCAGCAATGCGCCTGTGGCAATGCCGATACTTTTCACTATGCCTCGTTCCATTTGATTCCAGCTAAAGCCATTTTTAAAACCAATAACCATTGCGATACAAGCTGCAAGTATTAAAGCGATTTGGTTTGCACCAGCAGAGCTGTCAGATGAAAACAGATAGACAGCCGAGGCTAGCATGATGATCAGCGAGAAAACGGGAATGAGTGCGTCAAGTAAGCTGGGTTTGAATGGAGTAGATGAGTGAGCAGACATTAAAATCCTTATTATTTTTTTAATTATTTTTTTAATTATTTTTTTAATTATTTTTAATCTGTCGATAGCACAAAATAATCATTAATTGATTTGTTAAATAAATGTATCAAAGAGGAGCTATCCTGACATAAAGCAGATAACCAAGTCGAGCGATTTACCCTAAAGGCTTGGAGTGGATAAATAAACAGCAGATGGGGTTGTGATTAAGATTGCGTTATTAATAACTTTCTATTCAATTATTAATGTATTTTTTGATTTTTTAAGCTGTTTTTGGGGTGGTAGTTTGAATAAAATTTTTGCCTTTTTAGCGTAATGCCTCTCATTAAATTGATTGTTTCATCGTTTGTTTTATTGCTTGTTGGGTTGTTACTGCCTGTTGGTTGTGACTATTTTTATCAAGGCAATGAATAAACTGTGGATTTGATCCATCAAAAGCGATTATTGGTTTTGAGTTTTTAGCTTTAATCTAGCGTCATTGAATTGATTAGCGATAAAAACGCAACACGATTATCGCACTTATGGTTGTTTTACATCATTTTCATAAAGTGAATCTTTACGCAAGTGAGCAATAGCCTCAAGGCTGACAAATTACCAGCAGATAAGATGAACTGATATTTTTCTGGGTAAAAACGCCCTGCGAAAATAACCATACCAATCACGAATACATTACGGATTGCTAAGCGACTTTGAGTACAAGCTATCCTTTTTTACCGATTTTCATCTCCCTTTGCCGAGTTAATTACTCGGCTTTTTTTTGGCTGAGATTCACCAGTTGAGTACGAAAGGATAAATCTACAGTGGTTAAAGAGGGGATGCGGATAATTTATCAAAGCTTAGCATGGAGTAACGATAAAACCTTGTCCACCTAAACTAAAAATCCCTGTGATGCAGGCATCACAGGGATTTTTTACGCAGAAAAAACTGACGAATTAGGCTTTTTCTTGCTCACGCGCAATCGCACGGTAGGCAATATCGGTACGGAAGTACACATCATCCCAATGGATAGCGTCTACTAAAGCGTAAGCGGCTTTTTGCGCTTCTGTTACCGTATTACCTAAAGCCGTCGCACATAATACGCGGCCACCATTTGTTACTACATGACCGTCTTTCATGCTGGTGCCAGCATGGAATACTTTAGCCTTGTTATCGCCAAGCGATAAGCCGTCAATGACATCATGTTTACGATAGGCATCAGGGTATCCACCGGCAGCCATCACAACACCAACCGCTGCACGAGAATCAAATTCAGCTGTTACTTTATCTAACTCACCACGGGTAGCGGCTAAACAAAGCTCAACGATATCTGATTGCAGACGCATCATAATGGGCTGAGTTTCAGGGTCACCGAAACGGCAATTGTACTCAAGCACTTTTGCGCTGCCATCAGGCGCAATCATTAATCCTGCATATAAAAAGCCAGTGTAAACGTTGCCTTCAGCAGCCATTCCGTCAACAGTTGGACGAATAACGTTAGCGATAGTCCAATCGTGAACGGCTTGAGTGACCACAGGCGCAGGTGAGTAAGCTCCCATGCCACCAGTGTTCGGGCCGTTATCGCCATTGTCGCGGGCTTTATGGTCTTGGCTGGTGGCCATGGCTAGAATGTTTTTACCATCTACCATCACGATAAAGCTTGCTTCTTCGCCTTTTAAAAATTCTTCGATAACCACGCGCGAGCCGGCGTCACCAAATTTGTTGCCAGCTAACATGTCATCGATGGCCGCATCCGCTTCGGCTTGGTCTGCGGCAATAATTACCCCTTTACCAGCGGCTAAACCGTCAGCTTTAATGACAATAGGGAAGCCGGTCTTGGCAGTGACTTCAGCCACATAAGCTTTGGCTGGTGCTATCTCAGTAAAGTTTGAGTAAGCCGCTGTCGGAATATTATGACGGGCTAAAAAATCTTTGGTGAAGGCTTTAGATGATTCAAGCTGGGCAGCACCTTGTGTTGGGCCAAATATCGCTAAACCTGCTTCATTAAAGGCATTGACTACGCCCAATGATAATGGCACTTCAGGGCCGACTATGGTTAGTTCAATACTGTTGTCTTGTGCAAATGCGACTAACTGAGCAATGGCTTCAACTTGAATGTTAACGTTTTCTAGTTTTGGCTCTAAGGCTGTGCCAGCATTGCCTGGTGCAACAAATACCGTGTCAACTTGTGGTGATTGTGCAGCTTTCCATGCTAGGGCGTGCTCACGTCCGCCACCGCCAATTACAAGTACTTTCATTGGTTCACCCCTAAAAATATCAAAATTAATTATGTTCTTATAACGAAAAAAGCAGCCCCATAAGGCTGCTTAATTCAAAGGCTATTTAATGGCGGAAATGACGCATACCAGTAAATACCATGGCAATGTTGTGTTCATCAGCAGCCGCGATGATTTCTTCATCACGGATTGAGCCGCCTGGCTGAATAATACAACTAATGCCGGCTGCCGCAGCTGCGTCAATACCATCACGGAATGGGAAGAAAGCATCCGATGCCATAACAGAACCTTCAACTACTAAACCTTCGTCAGCGGCTTTTATACCAGCCACTTTGGCCGAGTAAACGCGGCTCATTTGGCCTGCACCCACGCCGATGGTCATGCCATCTTTGGCGTATACAATGGCGTTTGATTTAACAAACTTGGCCACTTTCCAGCAGAACATTAAGTCTTTTAATTGCTCAGCCGTTGGTTGACGTTTTGACACCACAGTGACATCAGCCATATCGACCATGCCTTGGTCACGATCTTGTACTAACATGCCACCATTGACACGCTTGTAATCAAAGCTGCTGGTTTTTGCTTGCCACTGGCCACACTCTAATAAACGTACGTTTGCTTTAGCTGCAACGATGTCGCGGGCTGCTTGGCTTACTTTAGGGGCAATAATGACTTCAACAAATTGACGATCAACAATGGCTTTTGCTGTTTCAGCATCTAACTCTTGGTTAAAGGCAATGATGCCACCAAAGGCAGAGGTTGGGTCAGTTTTAAATGCGCGGTCATAGGCTTCTAAAATGTTGTTGCCCAACGCGACACCACAAGGGTTTGCGTGTTTAACAATCACACACGCAGGGCCGTCAAATTCTTTAACGCACTCAAGGGCCGCGTCAGTGTCGGCGATATTGTTATAAGACAGTGCTTTACCTTGTAACTGAGTGGCACTGGCTACTGAAGCTTCGTCAATGTTGATATCAACATAAAACGCAGCTTTTTGATGGCTGTTTTCACCATAACGTAAGTCTTGTTTTTTGACTAACTGGGTGTTGTAAGTGCGTGGGAACTGAGAATCTTCATGGCATTCGTCAGTGCTGTGTGCTGGCACCATAGTACCGAAGTAGTTAGCAATCATGCCATCATAAGCAGCAGTATGCTCAAAGGCAGCAATGGCTAAATCAAAGCGAGTCTCAAGGGTTGTGCTGCCGTTGTTTGCTTGCATTTCAGCAATTACGCGGCTGTAATCTTTAGCGTTCACCACAATGGTGGTGTCTTTGTGGTTTTTGGCGGTTGAGCGAACCATGGTTGGGCCGCCGATATCGATGTTTTCTACCGCGTCAGCTAAAGTGCAGCCTTCTTTTGCCACAGTTTGGGCGAATGGATATAGGTTAACGGCAACTAAATCGATAGGTTTGATGGCGTTTTGTTCCATCACTAACTCGTCAATACCGCGACGAGCCAAAATGCCACCGTGCACTTTAGGGTGCAAGGTCTTAACACGACCATCCATTATTTCAGGGTGACCTGTGTAGTCAGAAACTTCGGTAACAGGGATGTTGTTGTCGGCAAGCAATTTTGCTGTGCCACCAGTTGATAACAGTTCAACACCTTGAGCATGCAAAGCTTGAGCAAATTCAAGGATTCCAGTTTTATCTGAAACGCTAAGTAGGGCGCGACGAATTGGTCTGACAGTATTCATGTAGGTACAGGGTCCACTATTTAAGTTCAAGGATCTTTCGCAAATCAGATTAAGCTAAGTTGCAATCTGCTTTGCCAAAGTCCCTCAAGTGTATTTCGCGGCTGTTATGTTACTTTTTATCTATGCCGATTCTGAGCGCGCGTATTTTAACGTAAAGCTCACTGTTTGCGTGTTTTTTCTGCGTGATTTCACAATATTGAAATCCGAACAAAGGCAGAGTTAATTTAGTCACAGAAAACCCTTGACCTTATATTAAACTCTAAGGTTTATACTTGGGGTAATGTAATCCGTTTTTTCATTAATGTAAGGAGCCGATAATGTATCGGATTGGTGAGCTGGCAGCGCTTTGTGACATTAAAGCCGATACGCTGCGCTTTTATGAAAAGCATGGTTTATTGTCGCCCTCTAGCCGCTCAGAGGCAGGATATCGCTTATATACCAAAGATGACGCGGCAAGATTGCGCTTCATTTTACGCGCTAAAGCGGTGGGGTTTACCTTAAATGAAATTGCTGAATTACTGTCAATTGAATTAGACAAAGCCAATTGGGCTTGTGCTGATGTTAAAGGCTTGGTCGATAACAAGCTTGCGCAAGTTAAAATGAAGTTGGCCGAATTAACTCAGTTTTCAAATTCACTACAACGTTTATCTAATGCTTGCTGTGGCGGTCCTGACAGCGCTGAGCATTGTAGTATTTTAGAAGCGCTGGAATCAGAAGATAAACAACTGAAGACTAAAAAAGAAACGCACCATAAAGCACATCATCATTCATCAACTCATTCGTCTTAATCGTTGATTTGGTTATCTAACAGATGATCAAACAAGCACAGAATGCGTAATGAGTTGTTGAAGGAGAACACTATGTTATTAGAACAGTTATTTGAAAATTTTATTCACCTATTTTTAGAATCGGCCCCGTGGTTACTACTTGGGTTGGTGTTAGCAGGCTTATTAAAAGTGTTTGTGCCAATGGCATGGATGCAAAAGCAGTTGGGTGGCCATGGATTTAAAACCGTGCTCAAAGCGGCAATATTGGGCGCACCGCTTCCTTTGTGTTCTTGTGGTGTTATTCCTGCAGCAATTGGCTTGCGTCGCGCCGGTGCATCAAAAGCGGCCACTACCTCATTTTTAGTTTCGACTCCTGAAACTGGGGTCGACTCGGTTACTGTATCTTATGTGTTACTTGGGCCGTTTATGGCCATAGTAAGGCCAATTGCGGCGATAACCAGTGCGATTGTGGCAGGGCTTTTAGTGGGCCGTGATGATAAAGATGACGGGATTTCTGGCGGCGCGACTGGCCGTCATGATGACAGCACGGTTAACACTGACACCATTGAGTCTGTTAAGGCTAACACGGCGGCAAAGGCCTGTTGTTCAACTACAACCCAGCCAATAAACAAGCCTGAAAAACCAGCGAGTTGCTGTAACAGCAAAAAAGCTGCCAGTGACACTGTTTCGCAATTTCGCCCTGTGACTGAGCCATCGAGTAGCCTGTTAAAACCTTCGATGATGACAGCATCAACTTCAGCCACACCAAAACTTATGCCTGTTAACACGTCAAAAAGTCAAAGTTGCAGCAAAACCGCAAGCGAGGCAAAGCCAAAAACTAGCTGCTGCGCATCAACATCTATCGAAAGTGATATGCAACCCGTGGCTCAACAGGGAAGTAAAGGCGCGGCAAGTTGCTGTGCTTCAACCAAAGATATGGCGACCGAGTTAAAGCAGCAATCCATCATTAGCCGCATTGCTAGCGGTTTACATTATGGTGCGACCGATTTAGTACGTGATACCACCTTGTGGCTATTGGTTGGTTTGTTTTTTGCAGCGCTAGTACAAACTTATGTACCAGGAGATTTTTTAGCTAAGTGGGGCGATGGTGTTTTAGCTATGTTAGTGATGGTACTGGTATCTGTGCCTATGTATATCTGTGCTACCGCCTCAACACCTATTGCAGCGGGTTTGTTATTGGCAGGAGTATCACCAGGAGCGGTATTGGTGTTTATGATGGCAGGTCCAGCAACTAACATTGCGACCTTGGGTGTTGTGAGCAAAGAATTAGGTAAGCGCGCTTTATTGGGATATTTAGGCGGAGTGTTGGGCGTCGCTTTAATTGCCGGTATGCTAGTGAATTACCTAGTTGCTACCTTTGGTTTTGAGGTAATGCCACAAATCGGCCATGAACATCAATTATTACCACAAGGGGTTGTTGCTATTTGTGGCATTATACTCGCGCTATTAATGGCCAAAGTGGTGTGGGATAAAATTCCAAAGCAGAAAAAGTCTGACTCTTGTTGTTCGTAATTTCATCTATTAACATTTTTTTGATTGATATCCTGTAATCCCACTGTTGCCCAGATGTTTTTATTTTGTTATCAAGCGGAG
This Shewanella aestuarii DNA region includes the following protein-coding sequences:
- a CDS encoding spondin domain-containing protein; this translates as MKPTNLNLKPSLLAIVVSTSLLTACGSDDDNDVLVTPEPAPVVMQTFSVTVTNLTANQPMSPVILASHSADAMLWQAGEPASVAIEKMAEGGDTADIAALEVVNSSVNGVGMLMPGMSETLILTLAEADVANISLATMLVNTNDAFTGLNSISIAGMQVDMPSMMHNMAYDAGTEDNSEQKGTIPGPADGGEGFNANRDDVDFVHIHPGVITQYDGLDDSVLMPSHRFDNPVLAVKIVRTQ
- a CDS encoding NAD(P)/FAD-dependent oxidoreductase, which encodes MQPYDPLININPQHQPSANSYWASTMPVPQANPALKGCQQTDVAIIGGGYTGLLTAYYLATEFNIDCHVLEANQVGFGASARNAGFVLKGSGRLGYSAMAKRWNIDVAKGIYAEFTEAVARVDGLIKQHQIDCDVQETGYLKVAHNPKALAQLQNAAAFIQQHFGDGAEFIDRETFCEQYMNHHQAYGALRLTDGFGINPLKLLLGYKDMVQQAKVSISEQSCVLEWHQQQGKHRLITDSGELLANQVIMAGNAYTPKRFNAATDNKYLPILSNVIVTEPLTLDELQQAGIHTSQVTMDTRILKYYYRLLPDNRLLFGGRGAVWGKDAANPIYGQRLKMALDKCFPALQHKAIAYNWTGWIAASFDDMPHVYSQYGVGYSLGYCGAGVSFSSQAAYRLAQSMAGVSRPNLPLYQQPLPAQPLSILPFGQLKRIGQWGYYHYGWLKDKFS
- a CDS encoding spondin domain-containing protein gives rise to the protein MKRTLVNASLLAAGLFSLSTQAAEIEVSVTNLTHGNHFTPLLIAAHTTDSHLFHLGEMASPALQKMAEGGDIADLNTAVIAANGVSSTNPAMGLLAPGVSVNDVMLNTGDNTHLSIVAMVLPTNDAFIGLDSWTIPTEAGTYTVYINAYDAGTEANDEIINGGGMPGAAGIPAAPGGNGGTNGTGVMDSADNMYIHTHPGVLGDTDTAGGASDLDSRIHRWLNPVAKVVVTVK
- a CDS encoding sensor histidine kinase; protein product: MTNLFSSLFNRLFITTSLIVLLLFFALWQWLQLNHEFSRNQIQQSLHSELAQHMAHINPLLSQGITSDAALKEAFHDFMLLGPSFEIYTLNPDGKIIAYDAKAEKIKNHWVDLSAIRQFLNGASLPILGTDPRTKNTKKIFSVSKLINSEGLHSGYLYVIIGGEDYDSWQALITAENKPKIWGATIGFWVVFALILFVMLLRYFTRPVQKMAQDLTRLTNQPMQPNLALPQRYSGSAEISQLSHHINQLLHEIQQQQQQAKRQQQAKHDFLLHLSHDLKTPLTALLGYIDTWLILPNEKRDAELIQYAANSGQTLQQLLAQLLELAALENGQIEAHVKQVDLNELLAQVKQTFTPRAESLNVSLKLENPNSQLILTDPQLMRRVLNNLVDNALRYTQSGGTISIYTQLKDEQLWLTVEDTGAGMHQHEVEALIQLSLSQFESKPAYVKYNNDSSLPQLGVGLAIVRQLLTLLKCHININSTPGEGSQFMIELYQTK
- a CDS encoding response regulator transcription factor, which gives rise to MNHLAKHNGHASPQHILVVEDEQDLAKLLMLNLKALNYEVFHATTLKHAMQIIEHTRIDLILLDRMLPDGDGIMLCQQLRQAEKEVPIMLLTAKDTEADIVLGLEAGADDYLIKPFSVLEFRARVKALLRRGQSLNDNNQQLNFNGVSINATTREVTAFDNPLELTAREFDLLLFLAKHPQQVFSRLQLLEAVWGYSYNGYEHTVNSHINRLRNKLSRCSEHDLVKTVWGVGYKFSPPQIHAH
- a CDS encoding GNAT family N-acetyltransferase, producing MIKVLHQDDFKAVLALGEQVHGQGYMDMDELTAIYHKGIKNGINANFVAIENDELVGFRLTYAAGQWQQDQWCTVERWGVDFEDVCYFKSNTIAEHGRGKGLGGRLLQASKEAVMAQGAKAGVSHLWQQSPNNAAVRYFTKAGGKLIKQHPNRWHQRHMGEDYICVLCGVDCHCVACEMLLIF